The genomic DNA ATTTTTCTTACTTGAATTAAATAATATAGAAATATCTTTAGGGTCAGATTTATCATTAAATCTCATATATCCATCAGAACCTTCTAAATAACTTAAAATCTTATTTTCTAAAGTATCAAGTTCATCCTTTCTATTTCCTCTAGGAGAAAGACCAAGTTTTCCATCTTCATATATTTTTATGACATGTAAATTTTCAAGAACATCACCAGTTTTTAGTTCAGTAAAGTACTCATTATGAAGTATTACACCAGCATATTTATTGTCTACACATATCATTGCAGAATTATTAGTTTGGAATCCATATACAACTCCAGTTACAATATCTCCTACATTGTAAGTATGGTCTGTTAATAAGTATGAATCTATATCTGTAGTAGCAGCAATTCTTTTGCTTTTGTCTAAATATATATAAAATAAATATTTTTCGTCTCTAAATAGTGGATAAGTCTTAGCTTTAAAAGGAACTAATATGTCTTTAGGAAGTCCCATATCTATAAAAGTACCAATGTCTGTATTATCAACTACTTTTAAATGTGCTACATCCCCAACCTTAGCTAAAGGCGGTATTAAAGTTGCAGCAGTTCTGTCATCAGAATCTTTAAATATGAAAGCATTTACTTCATCACCTATGTTTATTTCATTTTTTCCGATTAATCTATTATGAAGAAGTATATCGTCTTTTGTGTTATTAGTTTGTCCATCCAAAAAATATCCAAATTCAGTTTTTCTTTTTACTGTAAGTTTATTAAAATCACCTATGTTTATCAAATTAAAATCATCCTCTCATTTTATATTTATAATTTAGCCATAATATACTTATGTAGTAGTTTGTCACAGTATCTATATTAGTATTAGTGAAATTTACAATAAATAATATAGTTATTTATGTATTTTTCAATTCTCTAGCTTCTTATATAGTATAAACTCCAATTTCTTTTTTGTCTTTAGGTTTTATTAAAATTTTTACAAAATAAGTTAAAAAGTATTGAAATAAAATTTCTTTTAAAGTATAATTGGTATATACCAAAATTGGTATATACCATATCGAAAAGTGGTGACTATATGAAAATAGTAAATAAATCTAGTAATATACCATTGCATACTCAATTAAGTTCAATAATAAGAGAGATGATAGAAACTGGTGAGCTTAAAGAGGGCGATGCAATAATGCCAGAAAGAGAACTTTGCAACATACAAAATGTAAGTCGTATGACAGTAAATAAAACCATTGTTGGATTAGTTACAGAAGGACTTCTTTATAGGGTACAAGGTAAAGGGACATTCGTTGCAAAGCAAAAAAAGAAGTATCAGTTTTCAAATGTAAAAGGTTTTACTGATGTTATGAAAGAAAAGGGAGTAAACATAAAAACGGATATATTATCCTTTGAGATGGAACTACCAGATGATTTAGTTAAAAGAAAGCTTGGAATAAGTGATAATACTACAAATATATATAAGATTGTCAGACTTAGATATACTGATGGAGAGCCATTTGGATTAGAAATAGTATATCTATC from Clostridioides difficile ATCC 9689 = DSM 1296 includes the following:
- a CDS encoding S1 RNA-binding domain-containing protein, encoding MINIGDFNKLTVKRKTEFGYFLDGQTNNTKDDILLHNRLIGKNEINIGDEVNAFIFKDSDDRTAATLIPPLAKVGDVAHLKVVDNTDIGTFIDMGLPKDILVPFKAKTYPLFRDEKYLFYIYLDKSKRIAATTDIDSYLLTDHTYNVGDIVTGVVYGFQTNNSAMICVDNKYAGVILHNEYFTELKTGDVLENLHVIKIYEDGKLGLSPRGNRKDELDTLENKILSYLEGSDGYMRFNDKSDPKDISILFNSSKKNFKRALGVLMKKGLIYQDEEGTYLK
- a CDS encoding GntR family transcriptional regulator → MKIVNKSSNIPLHTQLSSIIREMIETGELKEGDAIMPERELCNIQNVSRMTVNKTIVGLVTEGLLYRVQGKGTFVAKQKKKYQFSNVKGFTDVMKEKGVNIKTDILSFEMELPDDLVKRKLGISDNTTNIYKIVRLRYTDGEPFGLEIVYLSEEMCKGLTKGILDNSSLYRVLNEKYGYKIQKAEQVMEPVILSDEESKLLETDEGALALKLHRNSYNREGSPIEYTISIFRTDKYQYEIVLSE